A window of the Acidimicrobiales bacterium genome harbors these coding sequences:
- the pheA gene encoding prephenate dehydratase, protein MTATTRRIGFLGPFGTFTEQALRSQPDLACDELVPMRTFVDILMATQEGELDLGFVAIENAIEGTVNVTMDTLVFDTNLLIQREVILDIEMMLMAAPGTTIDDVTTIASHPVANAQCRGFLREHFADLPVEVASSTAQAAEMAATTPGLAAVGPAIAGQQYGLDTLAANIADHPDNQTRFLVVGRDTIPAPTGHDRTTIMITQREDKPGSLVTILQEFAARGINMSLLISRPAKTSLGNYHFIIDLHGHINDDLVASCLQAVRAKHADVKFLGSYPAATNGSSAVRQEAVEAFAEAAEWMADLRGRVEPSESDEARDAEPELAR, encoded by the coding sequence GTGACTGCAACGACTCGCCGTATCGGCTTCCTCGGGCCCTTCGGAACGTTCACCGAGCAGGCGCTGCGGAGCCAGCCCGATCTCGCGTGCGACGAGCTGGTACCGATGCGCACATTCGTCGACATCCTCATGGCCACCCAGGAAGGCGAACTCGACCTCGGCTTCGTTGCGATCGAGAACGCCATCGAGGGCACCGTCAACGTCACGATGGACACCCTGGTGTTCGACACCAACCTGCTGATCCAGCGCGAGGTCATCCTCGACATCGAAATGATGCTGATGGCGGCGCCTGGCACCACGATCGACGACGTCACCACGATCGCCTCCCACCCGGTCGCGAACGCCCAGTGCCGTGGGTTCCTCCGTGAGCACTTCGCCGACCTCCCGGTCGAGGTTGCGAGTTCGACGGCGCAGGCCGCCGAAATGGCGGCCACCACACCCGGATTGGCGGCGGTCGGACCGGCCATTGCCGGCCAGCAGTACGGACTCGACACCCTTGCTGCGAACATCGCCGACCATCCCGACAACCAGACCCGGTTCCTCGTCGTCGGGCGCGACACCATTCCCGCACCGACCGGCCACGACCGCACGACGATCATGATCACCCAGCGAGAAGACAAGCCGGGCTCGCTCGTCACGATCCTCCAGGAGTTCGCGGCTCGGGGCATCAACATGTCGCTGCTGATCTCCCGACCGGCGAAGACCTCGCTCGGCAATTACCACTTCATCATCGATCTCCACGGCCACATCAACGACGACCTCGTGGCGAGCTGTCTGCAAGCCGTCCGGGCCAAGCACGCCGATGTGAAGTTCCTCGGGTCGTATCCCGCCGCCACCAACGGCTCCTCGGCCGTTCGCCAGGAAGCGGTCGAGGCCTTTGCCGAGGCGGCCGAATGGATGGCCGACCTCAGAGGGCGAGTGGAGCCGAGCGAGTCCGACGAAGCCCGCGACGCCGAACCGGAGCTGGCACGGTGA